In the Diprion similis isolate iyDipSimi1 chromosome 2, iyDipSimi1.1, whole genome shotgun sequence genome, one interval contains:
- the LOC124416429 gene encoding dyslexia-associated protein KIAA0319 isoform X2, with protein sequence MVNLCHMYRTMKSPIRTLSLLLCLQVTTSQFSKFSEFPKFSLGNWQRVCPDMYPYEYKGFAPMGNYSAGKFKEMTALTSIARCVTECCHDLTCNIILMYNSTCYHVSCESNKLCAPLYRSDKAHSYTPPTMVLIRPVEGDGPWANWVEDIEDTSAFLMAAADQNDYTYRSDINTECTFELQDCGENEVCVTGDKSKDGFCQCIDNYKRTLQGICKPTDELDALRQSTTSDITQESSTSVKPPLKKLSVSAVSKEVQLPENEATLSAYTYPAEQGNEHYNYVWSLLSQPEGPPGTIMDQNRVTVKLSHLSEGLYMFKVVVSSPNAYGEAYANVSVLPPKRVNQAPIAVISPESQVVKLPNTGAVLDGSASTDDDKVISHHWELQKGPIGYQPELLDTPTLQLNNLIAGNYTFKLTVEDSDHVTNFTTANITVLKVIDYPPSANAGEDIIIYLPQNTITLNGNLSTDDRGIASWEWTKSQSDQNKAVDMQNTRTPYLQLSNLEEGRYTFVLKVMDDSEQSSTAEVHVFVKPPTNKPPNADAGEDIIIALPETHTKLNGSKSKDDVKITSYLWEQVSGPSKAVIAATNESVTNVTGLTKGEYVFKLIIVDDNGNKNSDTVKVTVTQNKNAPPKANAGGDQVLVEPVSIIVINGSHSSDDLRIGQWLWTRDPSSLAIGTVLEGSDKSPILMLSDVVPGRYVFRLKVSDDQGLSSEDTVSVIVKPDTRLLNLVELTLNIEARLLTKSQNDSLVVKLQMLLHDEANIVVRNIRAEPRTGRAVLVFYVNKDGGKSLMPGPEVVQILKEKLRQDSGLLQLSVASVETAVCQNKCSGHGVCDEGSRQCLCEAFWMQNLIQKYFGNGEANCDWSILYVIIALLSLVICWVGCIWGLICLMQRLCFGKRRASRSKKKPVRYSLLQGEPEDDTSTYSPHSKITPSDFETDSDDVLFESRKGKVSSHLRNGKSRNGFLKVGPRVKT encoded by the exons ATGGTGAATTTGTGTCACAT GTATAGAACAATGAAATCCCCAATCCGCACACTGTCTCTTCTCTTGTGCCTGCAAGTTACGACAAGtcaattttctaagttttctgaatttcccaAGTTCTCACTTGGCAATTGGCAAAGAGTATGTCCCGATATGTATCCATACGAATACAAAGGCTTTGCTCCAATGGGAAACTACAGTGCCGGAAAGTTTAAGGAAATGACTGCGTTGACAAGTATCGCACGTTGCGTGACTGAATGCTGTCATGATCTGACTTGCAACATTATTTTGATGTACAATAGTACTTGTTATCATGTATCATGTGAAAGCAATAAACTCTGTGCTCCACTATATCGGTCTGACAAAGCTCATAGCTATACTCCACCAACTATGGTATTAATCAGACCTGTAGAAGGGGATGGTCCATGGGCAAATTGGGTCGAAGATATCGAGGATACCAG tGCTTTCCTGATGGCTGCTGCAGATCAAAATGATTATACATACAGATCCGATATTAACACAGAGTGTACATTTGAATTGCAAGACTGTGGAGAGAATGAGGTTTGTGTAACTGGTGACAAGTCTAAAGACGGATTCTGTCAGTGTATCGATAATTACAAGAGAACATTGCAAG GAATTTGCAAACCAACGGATGAGCTCGATGCTCTCAGGCAGTCAACTACCTCAGATATTACACAGGAGTCAAGCACATCGGTAAAACCTCCGTTAAAAAAACTATCAGTATCAGCTGTATCTAAGGAAGTTCAACTCCCTGAAAATGAGGCCACATTGTCAGCATATACCTACCCTGCTGAACAGGGGAACGAGCATTATAATTATGTTTGGAGTTTGTTAAGTCAACCAGAAGGACCACCTGGAACTATAATGGATCAAAATCGTGTCACAGTAAAACTTAGCCATCTGTCTGAGGGCTTATATATGTTCAAAGTCGTTGTGAGCAGTCCTAATGCCTATGGAGAAGCATATGCAAATGTCAGTGTTCTACCAC CCAAACGAGTAAATCAAGCACCAATTGCTGTAATATCACCAGAATCTCAAGTAGTGAAGTTACCTAATACGGGAGCTGTGTTAGATGGATCGGCAAGTACGGATGATGACAAAGTGATTTCACATCACTGGGAGTTACAGAAAGGTCCAATTGGCTATCAACCAGAACTTTTAGATACTCCTACACTCCAGTTGAACAATCTGATTGCAGGAAACTATACTTTCAA attaacAGTTGAAGACTCTGATCACGTAACAAACTTCACAACGGCTAACATAACGGTATTGAAAGTGATTGATTATCCTCCAAGCGCAAATGCTGGGGAAGATATTATAATCTATTTACCTCAGAATACTATCACTCTGAATGGTAATTTGAGTACGGATGATAGAGGCATCGCCAGTTGGGAGTGGACAAAAAGTCAATCGGATCAAAACAAAGCTGTTGATATGCAGAACACTCGAACGCCATACTTGCAATTGTCGAATCTAGAAGAGGGAAGATATACCTTTGTTTTGAAAGTAATGGATGATTCGGAACAATCCTCTACAGCTGAAGTTCATGTTTTTGTAAAGCCACCAACTAACAAACCGCCCAACG ccgatgCTGGTGAAGATATAATTATTGCTTTACCAGAGACTCACACAAAACTTAATGGCAGCAAAAGTAAAGATGATGTCAAAATAACGTCCTATCTCTGGGAGCAAGTGAG TGGGCCTAGTAAAGCAGTGATAGCTGCTACTAACGAATCCGTTACTAATGTTACGGGATTAACTAAAGGAGAATACGTATTCAAACTGATTATAGTTGATGATaatgggaataaaaattcagacaCTGTAAAAGTTACAGTAACGCAAA ataaaaacGCACCCCCAAAAGCTAATGCTGGTGGTGATCAAGTACTTGTAGAACCTGTGAGCATAATAGTAATTAACGGATCTCACTCTAGCGATGACCTAAGGATTGGTCAATGGTTATGGACACGAGATCCTTCCAGTCTTGCAATCGGTACTGTGCTTGAGGGAAGTGATAAATCACCAATTTTAATG TTGTCCGACGTTGTTCCTGGCAGATATGTTTTTCGTTTGAAAGTGTCCGATGATCAAGGCTTGAGCAGCGAAGATACTGTTTCAGTGATTGTAAAACCAG ATACCCGCTTGCTGAATTTGGTTGAATTAACTCTAAATATTGAGGCACGACTCCTTACAAAATCACAGAACGATTCCTTGGTAGTAAAACTACAAATGTTACTCCATGATGAAGCTAACATTGTTGTGCGCAATATAAGAGCAGAACCTCGAACCGGCAGAGCTGTTTTAGtgttttatgtaaataaagatgGAGGAAAGTCTTTGATGCCTGGACCAGAAGTTGTTCAAATATTAAAGGAAAAGCTGAGGCAAGACTCTGGTCTTCTGCAACTATCAGTAGCCAGTGTAGAAACAGCTGTTTGTCAAAACAAATGCTCAG gaCACGGTGTCTGCGATGAAGGAAGTAGGCAATGTCTGTGCGAAGCCTTCTGGAtgcaaaatttaattcaaaagtATTTTGGAAACGGAGAAGCTAATTGTG ATTGGAGCATTTTATACGTTATAATAGCCCTACTTTCATTGGTTATATGCTGGGTGGGATGTATCTGGGGATTGATATGTTTGATGCAACGATTATGCTTTGGTAAACGACGTGCCAGtcgatctaaaaaaaaaccagtacGTTACTCTCTTCTTCAAGGAGAACCTGAAGATGACACAAGTACAT ATTCGCCTCACAGCAAAATAACGCcatcagattttgaaacagATTCTGATGATGTATTGTTTGAAAGTCGTAAAGGAAAAGTCAGTAGTCATCTTAGAAATGGTAAATCACGAAATGGATTTCTGAAAGTGGGTCCCAGAGTGAAAACATGA
- the LOC124416440 gene encoding uncharacterized protein LOC124416440 isoform X3, translated as MPAIRRSSLNLPWSHLGKMKKAERQAAREEARRKLDTPLPDQNILNSIVVGVNEVTRLLERDDACCVILESNVEPMLLIKHIVTMADLKTIPVILVPFLKSVTLETVGFACAAIALKKTVAQSEYHHFHHLYKKVFELATNFHRSRPLKLEFEKPTDSNSFIDETIMNIENSHHKHTAHSDKSFTLSTDVYKYRDSQKQRVFVPQSSNTSDIVTESSDTNYISIGKDTDFTTNDVIYIKNKLKTRYVNIHENKRKDVPNLKGDSSQLGEYMSPDTDSRLHGPPVDQVYEMRNDSLSEGKSEIEGISQEISLNFKSDKTHIKSDKFNENFRYKSLKVKRIQGNTKRVKATKLPKKNKK; from the exons ATGCCAGCCATCAGACGATCATCGCTCAATCTACCATGGTCCCATTTGGGCAAGATGAAAAAGGCAGAAAGACAAGCAGCCAGGGAGGAAGCACGAAGAAAACTGGACACACCTCTTCCAGATCAGAATATTCT AAACAGTATCGTCGTCGGTGTTAACGAAGTTACACGATTATTGGAAAGAGATGATGCATGTTGTGTAATACTGGAGTCTAATGTCGAGCCAATGCTTCTCATAAAGCACATTGTTACCATGGCAGACTTGAAAACCATCCCAGTAATTCTTGTCCCTTTTCTGAAAAGTGTGACGCTAGAAACAGTTGGATTTGCGTGTGCTGCTATTGCTTTAAAG AAGACAGTAGCCCAGTCAGAatatcatcattttcatcatttgtaCAAAAAGGTATTTGAATTGGCAACAAACTTCCACAGGAGTCGACCGCTAAAACTGGAGTTCGAAAAACCTACTGACAGCAATTCATTCATAGATGAAACtattatgaatattgaaaattctcacCATAAACACACCGCGCATTCTGATAAATCATTTACTCTGTCAACTGATGTATATAAGTACAGAGATTCACAGAAACAGAGGGTATTCGTACCTCAAAGTTCAAATACATCTGACATTGTTACAGAAAGTTCAGACACTAATTATATAAGCATAGGCAAAGATACAGATTTTACAACCAATGatgttatttatataaaaaataaactaaaaactaGGTATGTTAATATACAcgagaataaaagaaaggaTGTTCCAAATTTGAAAGGTGATAGTTCGCAGCTAGGTGAATACATGTCCCCAGACACTGATTCAAGGTTACATGGACCACCAGTTGATCAAGTATATGAAATGCGCAATGATTCCTTATCTGaaggaaaatctgaaattgaaGGTATTAGTCAAGAGATCTCATTAAATTTCAAGAGTGATAAGACACATATAAAATCCgataaattcaatgaaaacttCAGGTATAAGTCGCTCAAAGTGAAACGAATTCAGGGAAATACTAAACGAGTTAAAGCAACTAAGCTGCccaagaaaaataagaaataa
- the LOC124416440 gene encoding uncharacterized protein LOC124416440 isoform X2 produces the protein MSTPVLSKKQQKKALSGKKAPVKGLRNVLAQPYEFCWPILRTDFGDLTTLLETTMPAIRRSSLNLPWSHLGKMKKAERQAAREEARRKLDTPLPDQNILNSIVVGVNEVTRLLERDDACCVILESNVEPMLLIKHIVTMADLKTIPVILVPFLKSVTLETVGFACAAIALKTVAQSEYHHFHHLYKKVFELATNFHRSRPLKLEFEKPTDSNSFIDETIMNIENSHHKHTAHSDKSFTLSTDVYKYRDSQKQRVFVPQSSNTSDIVTESSDTNYISIGKDTDFTTNDVIYIKNKLKTRYVNIHENKRKDVPNLKGDSSQLGEYMSPDTDSRLHGPPVDQVYEMRNDSLSEGKSEIEGISQEISLNFKSDKTHIKSDKFNENFRYKSLKVKRIQGNTKRVKATKLPKKNKK, from the exons ATGAGTACCCCGGTCTTATccaaaaagcaacaaaaaaaagcaCTATCTGGAAAGAAGGCTCCGGTTAAAGGGTTGAGGAATGTCTTGGCCCAACCTTATGAATTTTGTtg GCCAATTCTAAGAACCGACTTTGGGGATTTGACAACTTTGCTAGAAAC AACAATGCCAGCCATCAGACGATCATCGCTCAATCTACCATGGTCCCATTTGGGCAAGATGAAAAAGGCAGAAAGACAAGCAGCCAGGGAGGAAGCACGAAGAAAACTGGACACACCTCTTCCAGATCAGAATATTCT AAACAGTATCGTCGTCGGTGTTAACGAAGTTACACGATTATTGGAAAGAGATGATGCATGTTGTGTAATACTGGAGTCTAATGTCGAGCCAATGCTTCTCATAAAGCACATTGTTACCATGGCAGACTTGAAAACCATCCCAGTAATTCTTGTCCCTTTTCTGAAAAGTGTGACGCTAGAAACAGTTGGATTTGCGTGTGCTGCTATTGCTTTAAAG ACAGTAGCCCAGTCAGAatatcatcattttcatcatttgtaCAAAAAGGTATTTGAATTGGCAACAAACTTCCACAGGAGTCGACCGCTAAAACTGGAGTTCGAAAAACCTACTGACAGCAATTCATTCATAGATGAAACtattatgaatattgaaaattctcacCATAAACACACCGCGCATTCTGATAAATCATTTACTCTGTCAACTGATGTATATAAGTACAGAGATTCACAGAAACAGAGGGTATTCGTACCTCAAAGTTCAAATACATCTGACATTGTTACAGAAAGTTCAGACACTAATTATATAAGCATAGGCAAAGATACAGATTTTACAACCAATGatgttatttatataaaaaataaactaaaaactaGGTATGTTAATATACAcgagaataaaagaaaggaTGTTCCAAATTTGAAAGGTGATAGTTCGCAGCTAGGTGAATACATGTCCCCAGACACTGATTCAAGGTTACATGGACCACCAGTTGATCAAGTATATGAAATGCGCAATGATTCCTTATCTGaaggaaaatctgaaattgaaGGTATTAGTCAAGAGATCTCATTAAATTTCAAGAGTGATAAGACACATATAAAATCCgataaattcaatgaaaacttCAGGTATAAGTCGCTCAAAGTGAAACGAATTCAGGGAAATACTAAACGAGTTAAAGCAACTAAGCTGCccaagaaaaataagaaataa
- the LOC124416429 gene encoding dyslexia-associated protein KIAA0319 isoform X1 — MVNLCYRYRTMKSPIRTLSLLLCLQVTTSQFSKFSEFPKFSLGNWQRVCPDMYPYEYKGFAPMGNYSAGKFKEMTALTSIARCVTECCHDLTCNIILMYNSTCYHVSCESNKLCAPLYRSDKAHSYTPPTMVLIRPVEGDGPWANWVEDIEDTSAFLMAAADQNDYTYRSDINTECTFELQDCGENEVCVTGDKSKDGFCQCIDNYKRTLQGICKPTDELDALRQSTTSDITQESSTSVKPPLKKLSVSAVSKEVQLPENEATLSAYTYPAEQGNEHYNYVWSLLSQPEGPPGTIMDQNRVTVKLSHLSEGLYMFKVVVSSPNAYGEAYANVSVLPPKRVNQAPIAVISPESQVVKLPNTGAVLDGSASTDDDKVISHHWELQKGPIGYQPELLDTPTLQLNNLIAGNYTFKLTVEDSDHVTNFTTANITVLKVIDYPPSANAGEDIIIYLPQNTITLNGNLSTDDRGIASWEWTKSQSDQNKAVDMQNTRTPYLQLSNLEEGRYTFVLKVMDDSEQSSTAEVHVFVKPPTNKPPNADAGEDIIIALPETHTKLNGSKSKDDVKITSYLWEQVSGPSKAVIAATNESVTNVTGLTKGEYVFKLIIVDDNGNKNSDTVKVTVTQNKNAPPKANAGGDQVLVEPVSIIVINGSHSSDDLRIGQWLWTRDPSSLAIGTVLEGSDKSPILMLSDVVPGRYVFRLKVSDDQGLSSEDTVSVIVKPDTRLLNLVELTLNIEARLLTKSQNDSLVVKLQMLLHDEANIVVRNIRAEPRTGRAVLVFYVNKDGGKSLMPGPEVVQILKEKLRQDSGLLQLSVASVETAVCQNKCSGHGVCDEGSRQCLCEAFWMQNLIQKYFGNGEANCDWSILYVIIALLSLVICWVGCIWGLICLMQRLCFGKRRASRSKKKPVRYSLLQGEPEDDTSTYSPHSKITPSDFETDSDDVLFESRKGKVSSHLRNGKSRNGFLKVGPRVKT, encoded by the exons ATGGTGAATTTGTG ttacAGGTATAGAACAATGAAATCCCCAATCCGCACACTGTCTCTTCTCTTGTGCCTGCAAGTTACGACAAGtcaattttctaagttttctgaatttcccaAGTTCTCACTTGGCAATTGGCAAAGAGTATGTCCCGATATGTATCCATACGAATACAAAGGCTTTGCTCCAATGGGAAACTACAGTGCCGGAAAGTTTAAGGAAATGACTGCGTTGACAAGTATCGCACGTTGCGTGACTGAATGCTGTCATGATCTGACTTGCAACATTATTTTGATGTACAATAGTACTTGTTATCATGTATCATGTGAAAGCAATAAACTCTGTGCTCCACTATATCGGTCTGACAAAGCTCATAGCTATACTCCACCAACTATGGTATTAATCAGACCTGTAGAAGGGGATGGTCCATGGGCAAATTGGGTCGAAGATATCGAGGATACCAG tGCTTTCCTGATGGCTGCTGCAGATCAAAATGATTATACATACAGATCCGATATTAACACAGAGTGTACATTTGAATTGCAAGACTGTGGAGAGAATGAGGTTTGTGTAACTGGTGACAAGTCTAAAGACGGATTCTGTCAGTGTATCGATAATTACAAGAGAACATTGCAAG GAATTTGCAAACCAACGGATGAGCTCGATGCTCTCAGGCAGTCAACTACCTCAGATATTACACAGGAGTCAAGCACATCGGTAAAACCTCCGTTAAAAAAACTATCAGTATCAGCTGTATCTAAGGAAGTTCAACTCCCTGAAAATGAGGCCACATTGTCAGCATATACCTACCCTGCTGAACAGGGGAACGAGCATTATAATTATGTTTGGAGTTTGTTAAGTCAACCAGAAGGACCACCTGGAACTATAATGGATCAAAATCGTGTCACAGTAAAACTTAGCCATCTGTCTGAGGGCTTATATATGTTCAAAGTCGTTGTGAGCAGTCCTAATGCCTATGGAGAAGCATATGCAAATGTCAGTGTTCTACCAC CCAAACGAGTAAATCAAGCACCAATTGCTGTAATATCACCAGAATCTCAAGTAGTGAAGTTACCTAATACGGGAGCTGTGTTAGATGGATCGGCAAGTACGGATGATGACAAAGTGATTTCACATCACTGGGAGTTACAGAAAGGTCCAATTGGCTATCAACCAGAACTTTTAGATACTCCTACACTCCAGTTGAACAATCTGATTGCAGGAAACTATACTTTCAA attaacAGTTGAAGACTCTGATCACGTAACAAACTTCACAACGGCTAACATAACGGTATTGAAAGTGATTGATTATCCTCCAAGCGCAAATGCTGGGGAAGATATTATAATCTATTTACCTCAGAATACTATCACTCTGAATGGTAATTTGAGTACGGATGATAGAGGCATCGCCAGTTGGGAGTGGACAAAAAGTCAATCGGATCAAAACAAAGCTGTTGATATGCAGAACACTCGAACGCCATACTTGCAATTGTCGAATCTAGAAGAGGGAAGATATACCTTTGTTTTGAAAGTAATGGATGATTCGGAACAATCCTCTACAGCTGAAGTTCATGTTTTTGTAAAGCCACCAACTAACAAACCGCCCAACG ccgatgCTGGTGAAGATATAATTATTGCTTTACCAGAGACTCACACAAAACTTAATGGCAGCAAAAGTAAAGATGATGTCAAAATAACGTCCTATCTCTGGGAGCAAGTGAG TGGGCCTAGTAAAGCAGTGATAGCTGCTACTAACGAATCCGTTACTAATGTTACGGGATTAACTAAAGGAGAATACGTATTCAAACTGATTATAGTTGATGATaatgggaataaaaattcagacaCTGTAAAAGTTACAGTAACGCAAA ataaaaacGCACCCCCAAAAGCTAATGCTGGTGGTGATCAAGTACTTGTAGAACCTGTGAGCATAATAGTAATTAACGGATCTCACTCTAGCGATGACCTAAGGATTGGTCAATGGTTATGGACACGAGATCCTTCCAGTCTTGCAATCGGTACTGTGCTTGAGGGAAGTGATAAATCACCAATTTTAATG TTGTCCGACGTTGTTCCTGGCAGATATGTTTTTCGTTTGAAAGTGTCCGATGATCAAGGCTTGAGCAGCGAAGATACTGTTTCAGTGATTGTAAAACCAG ATACCCGCTTGCTGAATTTGGTTGAATTAACTCTAAATATTGAGGCACGACTCCTTACAAAATCACAGAACGATTCCTTGGTAGTAAAACTACAAATGTTACTCCATGATGAAGCTAACATTGTTGTGCGCAATATAAGAGCAGAACCTCGAACCGGCAGAGCTGTTTTAGtgttttatgtaaataaagatgGAGGAAAGTCTTTGATGCCTGGACCAGAAGTTGTTCAAATATTAAAGGAAAAGCTGAGGCAAGACTCTGGTCTTCTGCAACTATCAGTAGCCAGTGTAGAAACAGCTGTTTGTCAAAACAAATGCTCAG gaCACGGTGTCTGCGATGAAGGAAGTAGGCAATGTCTGTGCGAAGCCTTCTGGAtgcaaaatttaattcaaaagtATTTTGGAAACGGAGAAGCTAATTGTG ATTGGAGCATTTTATACGTTATAATAGCCCTACTTTCATTGGTTATATGCTGGGTGGGATGTATCTGGGGATTGATATGTTTGATGCAACGATTATGCTTTGGTAAACGACGTGCCAGtcgatctaaaaaaaaaccagtacGTTACTCTCTTCTTCAAGGAGAACCTGAAGATGACACAAGTACAT ATTCGCCTCACAGCAAAATAACGCcatcagattttgaaacagATTCTGATGATGTATTGTTTGAAAGTCGTAAAGGAAAAGTCAGTAGTCATCTTAGAAATGGTAAATCACGAAATGGATTTCTGAAAGTGGGTCCCAGAGTGAAAACATGA
- the LOC124416440 gene encoding uncharacterized protein LOC124416440 isoform X1 translates to MSTPVLSKKQQKKALSGKKAPVKGLRNVLAQPYEFCWPILRTDFGDLTTLLETTMPAIRRSSLNLPWSHLGKMKKAERQAAREEARRKLDTPLPDQNILNSIVVGVNEVTRLLERDDACCVILESNVEPMLLIKHIVTMADLKTIPVILVPFLKSVTLETVGFACAAIALKKTVAQSEYHHFHHLYKKVFELATNFHRSRPLKLEFEKPTDSNSFIDETIMNIENSHHKHTAHSDKSFTLSTDVYKYRDSQKQRVFVPQSSNTSDIVTESSDTNYISIGKDTDFTTNDVIYIKNKLKTRYVNIHENKRKDVPNLKGDSSQLGEYMSPDTDSRLHGPPVDQVYEMRNDSLSEGKSEIEGISQEISLNFKSDKTHIKSDKFNENFRYKSLKVKRIQGNTKRVKATKLPKKNKK, encoded by the exons ATGAGTACCCCGGTCTTATccaaaaagcaacaaaaaaaagcaCTATCTGGAAAGAAGGCTCCGGTTAAAGGGTTGAGGAATGTCTTGGCCCAACCTTATGAATTTTGTtg GCCAATTCTAAGAACCGACTTTGGGGATTTGACAACTTTGCTAGAAAC AACAATGCCAGCCATCAGACGATCATCGCTCAATCTACCATGGTCCCATTTGGGCAAGATGAAAAAGGCAGAAAGACAAGCAGCCAGGGAGGAAGCACGAAGAAAACTGGACACACCTCTTCCAGATCAGAATATTCT AAACAGTATCGTCGTCGGTGTTAACGAAGTTACACGATTATTGGAAAGAGATGATGCATGTTGTGTAATACTGGAGTCTAATGTCGAGCCAATGCTTCTCATAAAGCACATTGTTACCATGGCAGACTTGAAAACCATCCCAGTAATTCTTGTCCCTTTTCTGAAAAGTGTGACGCTAGAAACAGTTGGATTTGCGTGTGCTGCTATTGCTTTAAAG AAGACAGTAGCCCAGTCAGAatatcatcattttcatcatttgtaCAAAAAGGTATTTGAATTGGCAACAAACTTCCACAGGAGTCGACCGCTAAAACTGGAGTTCGAAAAACCTACTGACAGCAATTCATTCATAGATGAAACtattatgaatattgaaaattctcacCATAAACACACCGCGCATTCTGATAAATCATTTACTCTGTCAACTGATGTATATAAGTACAGAGATTCACAGAAACAGAGGGTATTCGTACCTCAAAGTTCAAATACATCTGACATTGTTACAGAAAGTTCAGACACTAATTATATAAGCATAGGCAAAGATACAGATTTTACAACCAATGatgttatttatataaaaaataaactaaaaactaGGTATGTTAATATACAcgagaataaaagaaaggaTGTTCCAAATTTGAAAGGTGATAGTTCGCAGCTAGGTGAATACATGTCCCCAGACACTGATTCAAGGTTACATGGACCACCAGTTGATCAAGTATATGAAATGCGCAATGATTCCTTATCTGaaggaaaatctgaaattgaaGGTATTAGTCAAGAGATCTCATTAAATTTCAAGAGTGATAAGACACATATAAAATCCgataaattcaatgaaaacttCAGGTATAAGTCGCTCAAAGTGAAACGAATTCAGGGAAATACTAAACGAGTTAAAGCAACTAAGCTGCccaagaaaaataagaaataa